TTTGGCGATCAGCGCGCGCAGTGCCTGACTGGGGGCGAAAGATGAATCCACCCGGGCCTCCGTTCCCTTGATTGAATGCCCGCTGATTTAATCACAACCGGTAAAAAAATTCACTCGGAAAAATGACTGCGGCTGACGGCCATCCGCCGCCTCTTTCACGGTTGAAAGCGGCCGGCGATGCCGCCATAATTCCCTTTCGTTTCGAGAAAAACGAGGTTCATCCACGGAGGCGGTTTCATGCGCGGCAATCTGGTCATCGGCCAATCCGGCGGCCCGACGGCGGTCATCAACGCGTCGCTGGTCGGGGTGGTTCAGGAAGCGAAAAAGCAGGCGAACATCAAGAAAATATTCGGCATGCGCTGGGGCATCCAGGGATTTTTAAACGAGGATCTGGTCGACCTGGGCAAGGAAAAAGAGGCCACGTTGGAGCGGCTCAAGGTGACGCCGTCCTCCGCGCTCGGCTCCTGCCGGCTCAAGATCAAGGACGAGCATCTGCCGGCGATTCTCGCCGTGCTGCGCAAGTACGACATCCGGTATTTCTTCTACATTGGCGGCGACGATTCGCAGAACACGACGCATCGCGTGGTCGAGTACGCCAGGTCGCAAGGCTACGAGCTGTTCGGCATCGGCATCCCCAAGACGGTCGATAACGACCTGTACGGCACCGACCACACGCCCGGCTACGGCTCGGCGGGCCGTTACGTGGCGCTGTCGGTACAGCAGGGCGGCATCCTGGCCCGCGACATGCAAAAGGTGGATCCGGTGCTGGTGTATCAGGCCGTCGGCCGCGACGCCGGCTGGCTGGCGGCGGCGGGCGCCCTGGCGAAAAAATACGAGGCCGATCCGCCGCACCTGATCTACATTCCCGAGCGGCCGTTCACCCGCGAAAAGCTGCTGGCCGACGTCGAGCGGTGCTACGCGAAATACGGTTTCGTTTCCATCGTGGTCGGCGAGGGGATCACTTATCCGGACGGTTCGCCGGTTTCGGGCACGCAGACCTTCGACAAATTCGGCAACCCCGAATTCGGCGCGATGGGTGGCGTTTCGGCGGCGATGGTGGTGAAGAACCTGGCCTGCGATCACCTGAACGTGCGTGGCGAATTCCAGATCGTCGAATCGCTGCAGATGGCCGGCGCCGACCGGGTCTCGGTCGTGGATCGCCGCGAGGCTTATCGGGCGGGCGTCGAGGCGGTCAAACTGGCGGCGAAGGGCCGCACCGGGCTGATGGTCGCCTTTGAACGCCGGCCGGGCAAGGAATACAAGATCGCTTACACGCCGGTGCCGCTGACCCGCGTCAACGAGGGCAAGAACAGGATGCCCGACCGGTTCATCGACGACGCGAACAGCTTCGTCACCCCGGCGTTCATCGATTATCTCCGGCCGCTGGTCGGCGAACTGCCGGAAATGGGGCGGCTGGCGTACAAGGCGGTCCCCCGGAAATAACGGCACGGGAAATTACGGCGTTTTTCACTCCGATCGACGAGGTTGTCATGGCGAACTTCACCTATCGCGACGGGCATTATTTCAAAGACGGTGAACCGTTCTTCTTTATCGGTATCGACTATCAGTATTACCGCGACAAGCGCTCGAACTGGGGCGCGCGGCTGGATCAGCTCAAGGCCGGCGGGGGCAACGTCATCACGTTTTACATCCCCTGGCGGCACCACATCGTGCACGACGAACGGACCGGCGCGGTGCGCTACGACTTCACCGGCGAAACGCTCGATTCGCGCGACCTGGTGACCTTCCTCAACTTGATCCGCGCAAAAGGGCTGCACGCCGTCGCCAAGCCCGGGCCGTTCGTCCACTCCGAGCTGAACATCGGCGGCCTGCCGGACATCGCTTCGCCCTCGTTCAACCCGGAAATCGAGCCGGTGCGCCTCTATCACGGCGGGCCGCTCTATTGGGAGTACGACTACACGCAGTTGCCGTCGCCGTGGGATCCGCTCTTCGCCGCGCTGGCCGAGCGCTGGCTGGGCGAGGTCGGTAAGCTGTTGCAACCCTATGTCGGCGAACCGCTGATCGGTATTCAGTTGCTCGACGAAACGATTTACTGCACCAGCAACGATGCGCCGTGGCATTTCGGCTACGACGCGCCGAACATGCGCTTCTTCCACCAGTTGCTGCGCCGGAAGTACAAAACGATCGCCAATTACAACAAGGTTCACGGCACGGAATACCGGGCGTTCGATTTCGTTCCCGCGCCGCGGCTGGAGCCGGGAAAGCCGGTCGCGCACGAGCGCCGGGAACTGTTGCGGTACGTCGACTGGGCCGAGTTCCAGTGGCGCGTCCGGCGCGTCGCCTACGAGGTTTACCGGCAGCAACTGGGCATTGACTTGCCCTACCTGACCAACTTTGCCGGCATCACGCCGCCCATTTCGGAAAACGTGCCCGACGCTAAGGAAGCCTCGACCAAGGATTCGCCGCTGAACTATCTGCCGCTTTACCCCGAATGGTGGTTCGCGCAAAACCGCGTCGATCTCGACGCCGACGTCTATCACTACGGCATGATCTCCTGGCTCGGCGTTGCGGCCTACAACATCGGCGACGCCGGCAGCGAGCCGGGCGAACTGGGCGACAACGAGGTCTTCAACCGGTACATCAACACGGCGCGCCGGCGCCGCGGCCTCAACCTGGAAGAGAACTGGGGCTTCTCGAAGCTCTATCATCCGCTCAGCAAGTACCCAATGATCCCGTTCTTCCAAACGCTGGCTTCCATCGCCGGCGGCGCGACAGGCTACGTGGTGTTCACCGGCGTCTGCCACGGTTACTGGATCGACGACCTGGATCGCACGACGCAAAAGCAGTACCGCACCTTCCCGGACGCGGCGCCGGTCGGCGAAAACGGCGAGATCGGGCCGATGTATGACGCGATGAAGCTGCTCGACGATTATTTCGCGCGCGAGGGCGCGGCGTTCCTGCGCGCCGCGATGGACATGGACCTTTGCTTCTTGATCGAGCCGGAGTACGCCGCGGTATCATCCTGGACGCCGTCGGCGACCGAATGGACATTGCCGCACGCGATTCCGCGCGTCGGCACGGGCGTGCTGGAACCGGCGACCATGACCTGCAACCGCCTGGGCGTGAATTACGAACTGGCGGAACTGCCCGCCTTGTCGGTCGACGACCTGCTGGCCAAGAAGCGGGTCGCCATGCAACTGGCGTTCTTCCTGTCGCGGTCGGCGCAGGAAAAGCTGATCGAGTTCGTCAAACGGGGCGGCGTGCTCATCGCTTCCGGCGAACTGCCGCGTTACGACGAGTTCATGCGCCCGTGCGAGCTGTTCGCCGATTTCGTCCGCACCGATCCCGCGGGCCTAATTTACAACACGGGCAACATCTTCAACGACGAAAACGCCCTGCTGGCCAATCTGCGGCGCGCGGGTTGGGAACGCCGCGTGTCCTATTCGGATCTGCTGCGGGCGTTCGTTTACCGGCAGGAAGACGACTATTTCGTGTTGTTCTTCAACTTCGACCGCAGCGGCCCGCATGAAAAAGCGATCGAGTTTTACGGCCGCCGCCTGCTGCTTACCGTCGGCGCCAAGACCTGCGGCGTGGTGCGGGTGGTCGGCGACCGCATCCGCTCGTATCTCATCAAGGGCGTCAACGAGTTCGAAGACCGGGTGGAAACGATCCGCCTGCGGATGGCCGATCAGACGATCGAAGTGGTCGGCGACGGCTCGGGTTTTGACTTGTAGTCGCGTCAAGACCGCGCAATCGCGAACGAAAGGCGGCCCCGCGGGCGTCTTTTCGTTTTTGGGTTTCCCGGCAACTTTTCAATCCTTATATTCCCTGCTATAAACGTGGCGCGACGGCCGGATGAATCCGGCCCGGATCGGCGTTAACGAGAGGGATAACGATGACCAAGGCAAAAGTGGCGGTTTTAAAAACCATGCCGGAAACCGTGCTCGACGATTATGCGCGGTTGATCGAAATGGGCGAGGCGCAAAAGCACCTCGACCGGAACGCGACGACGATTCTGAAGGACAACATCTCCTGGCACTTCATGTACCCGGGGGCCAACACCACACCATGGCAACTGGAAGGGACGATTCTCGGCCTGCAGAAACTGGGCTACCAGGATCAGGTTTGCGTGCAGAACGAAACCGTGGTGATCAACGCCTTCAAGGGCGAGCGACTCAATAAATTCGTGCCCATCTTCGAAAAGTACAACCTACCGGTGAAGTACAATTTTCGGCCGGAAGAAATCAAATGGGTCGAGTACAAGCCGAAAGGCCAGACCCTGGTCCTGCACAAAATCTATCCCAAAGGCATCACGCTGCCCGAATACTTTTTTGGCAAGAACATCGTGCATCTGCCGACCGTCAAATGCCACGTCTACACGACGTACACCGGCGCGATGAAAAACGCCTTCGGCGGCCTGCTGACGACCCGCCGTCACTACACCCACACCTGGATTCACGAAACCCTCGTCGACCTGCTGATGATCCAGCGGGAGATCCACACCGGCCTCTTCAACATTATGGACGGCACTACCGCCGGCAACGGCCCGGGTCCGCGCACCATGTGGCCGGTCGTCAAAGATTACATTCTGGCCTCGGGCGACCCCGTGGCGATCGACGCGGTGGCGGCCAAATTGATGGGTTTCGATCCATTGTCGATTCCCTGCATCCGCATCGCCCACGATAAGGGCCTGGGCGTCGGCGACCCGCGCGAAATCGAGATCGCCGGCGAGGACATCACCAACGTCAATTT
This region of Myxococcales bacterium genomic DNA includes:
- a CDS encoding diphosphate--fructose-6-phosphate 1-phosphotransferase; protein product: MRGNLVIGQSGGPTAVINASLVGVVQEAKKQANIKKIFGMRWGIQGFLNEDLVDLGKEKEATLERLKVTPSSALGSCRLKIKDEHLPAILAVLRKYDIRYFFYIGGDDSQNTTHRVVEYARSQGYELFGIGIPKTVDNDLYGTDHTPGYGSAGRYVALSVQQGGILARDMQKVDPVLVYQAVGRDAGWLAAAGALAKKYEADPPHLIYIPERPFTREKLLADVERCYAKYGFVSIVVGEGITYPDGSPVSGTQTFDKFGNPEFGAMGGVSAAMVVKNLACDHLNVRGEFQIVESLQMAGADRVSVVDRREAYRAGVEAVKLAAKGRTGLMVAFERRPGKEYKIAYTPVPLTRVNEGKNRMPDRFIDDANSFVTPAFIDYLRPLVGELPEMGRLAYKAVPRK
- a CDS encoding DUF362 domain-containing protein, which gives rise to MTKAKVAVLKTMPETVLDDYARLIEMGEAQKHLDRNATTILKDNISWHFMYPGANTTPWQLEGTILGLQKLGYQDQVCVQNETVVINAFKGERLNKFVPIFEKYNLPVKYNFRPEEIKWVEYKPKGQTLVLHKIYPKGITLPEYFFGKNIVHLPTVKCHVYTTYTGAMKNAFGGLLTTRRHYTHTWIHETLVDLLMIQREIHTGLFNIMDGTTAGNGPGPRTMWPVVKDYILASGDPVAIDAVAAKLMGFDPLSIPCIRIAHDKGLGVGDPREIEIAGEDITNVNFHFQTGHNAATGFVKYFWWGFLKPLQKLFFHTPLVYFFVLGSYVFHDYIWYPFKGIPRVRRWLRTTKWGQLFLKYPGKFSYY